ttaactcatggttatctgaaaatgaaagattaactcatgatattccatTTTGGAATTATTTCCAAGAGGGTGTTGgcaaaggtctttcagttagtaccttaaaggtacaggtggcagctattagtgtgtttctccagttttctctcctggaaaatatcactatagccagatttttcaaatctatctctagggccagaccagtagtggtgagaagttgtccaacttgggatctgtccctagtacttcaaactcctGGTAGAATTCCCGTTTGAGCCTCTGGGAagtatttcagttaagttacttacaaaGACTGtttcttatagctgttacctcagctcgtagggtaagggagcccttcctcatgctttttgaggatcgagttattttacgaaccgatccagggtttttgcccaaggtggccaggacattgtactgccaaccttttgtagttcgccacagggtgacttagaaagaaaatttagtttttttagacGTAAGAAGAATTCTTAGTCTATCTTGAGatcaccaagacctttaggaaaactgatgccttatttgtcctcttttctggaattcacaaggggaatagtgcatctaaagccacattggctagatggataaagcaagccatctctgaagcttacaaaattagggaggttcctacacctttttgttactgcgcactcaactagagccttgtctacgtcttgggctgggagggctggtgcctcaccggaacaaatctGCAGGGCTGCCAcgtggtccagttactcgaccttcattaaacattatcgcttggatctcctatcagctcaggagcagtcgtttggtcgtaaggtccttcaggcagttgtccctccctagactggtaagtttctggctcatcgtctcatgggctgtcctggaagacgcttggagaaaagctgagttggacttaccggtaactccttttctgagagtcctccaggacagccagattcccacccggtttgtctgaagttatgtgtattatgcatatgttttgcagggtcctacggttcttgagaagactgacatgggcctggaggactgcccttttatctggtgggggtaacgtgtttcctgtcctggtaggaggagcccaaggactcatgggctgtcctggaagactctcagaaaaggagttaccggtaagtctaactcagctttttttttttttttttttttttttctcttcacatggttggataggttagtgttagatcgtttTGTAGATGCAGGGTTTTTAGTTTTGGGGTAGACTTCTACTTTTAAAGTGTTTCTCAAACAAAATTGTGTTTTGAGAcagcgctgcgcaaataccgtgtgacataaattgcaattatcaccattttattccctagggcagtgatggcgaaccttggcaccccagatgttttggaactacatttcccatgatgctcatgcactctgcaatgtagtggagcactggggtgccaaggttcgccatcactgccctagggtctcccaaaaaaaaaaaattggttatatgtaaatttttttttttcctagcaaaaaatactgatttaatctTGTAAACAAAGTGGCAGAAAAGGCCTGGACTAGAAGTGGTTAATAGACGCCCTGGAAGAGGTGTTTTCCCAGTGTACTTTTCATTCTCTTCCACTAGATGTTGCTGCGTGCCTTTTCTATGGATTCCCTGTTCATGTGACTATGAAGTTTAAATTTCATGATGTCTGTGGTTGGGACTAGCAGCGTCCCCTCAGCTGGTAAACTGACAGCTTTTCTCTGGTGCGTATGTCAGCTTTCACTTTATACTGTCTGGGTTTTCAATGACATGCTTGAAGCAGAGATGACCAGTAGTTTCAGGGGATGGATTGTCAAGTGTTACTTATTCCTGCCTTCATGACAGTTTTCAGCATAAATGTCAGTCAAGTGGGTAATGATTTGTATTCTTGTGACAACATGCAAGCCACACTAGTGGAGAAGCACAGAAAAAAATATCTGCCTTTAGCATGCCAGCCAAGGTTAAACAGTAGATTTCGAGGAGGGACCTAGACTCTTGGCTCTGGAAACTCAAACGAGTCATCTTGTGTAACGGTCTTTCTGCGGGATGTAAGCAGGGCACAGTGTTGTGACAGCTCTTCCTGTGTAGTGATTTTGGCATAGACTAAACTCCTGTTTGTCAAGGTTTTGTTGCATTATACTTGTACTTGGATCCACTTGCAAATGTGGCGTTAGACCGCGGTATAGAATCAGCTGGAGCTTTTTGAAGGTTAAAGGCAATTTGGCATATCTGTATGACAATATTTGGAAAGGTCAAGGTATCCATTTTACTACTTGAAATGGTATTTTGTAGATTTTATGGTTCAGTTGGTgtaattcataaaatagttttGATTTGACTCAAGACCACTGTGAATTGTGGAGGGGTCTGCTTGTGCACAGTCTAGTATGGATTTCTGCATGTATCCCTGCTCACTAGAAATAGACTTGAGGGAGGGGAGTACTGCTCAGGAATCTGGTCAGTGTTGTCACTTGGGAAAGGCCAAATGTGGAATGTAGTAAACCAGCAAGCCAGGGAAGGCCTTCATCTGTCCAGCTTATCACTGGTTTGTTTAAAATCTCCAAACCATCTCATGAGCAAGGAATGTGGCACCAGGAGGGCACCTTAAGGACCCATTGCAATGGACTACAACACGTGCACAGAATCCTAATGTTCTAAATAAGCGGTGTTCACATCTCTGTGCTGTTTCAGAACTAAAAAATATGAATGGTCGATTGACATTTCTACAGCACTGAGATTATACAATTCTATGGCAACACATGAAAAAGCATTTTTGTTCTGTGATTTGTTGCCATCCCACCCAAACTGACTGGTAAATGCTCTGTGTAAAATCATTGCAGAAAACATTTTAATGCATGTGTGGAGCCATGTGATAACTTGTTACAATGTGCAATAAAAATCACAAATAAAACAGTTGAATCGTAGATGCATAGATATGATCGGGCAACGGGCCCTGAGGGCATGTGCACACACTTAGTGAGCGGTGTTCAGATATGTTATTGGACATGAATGCAAAAGTATTGAATgctatgggcccattcacactgctGTGGTTTTATCCATAGTACTATTTAGCTGCATAAACTAGAAAATCTGCATTGTGTGATCAGATTTTGACTGTATTTTAGGATGTACATGTGTGTGTTTGGTATTGTTTACATGCCTACAATGTAAATTGATGCTATGCACTATTGCTGCCTAGTGCATTTAGGGTCAACATGTAAACCTTAACAATATGTAGGCAGCAGTGTGCAAGCACAAAATAACATATCCTAGGTCATTCTGCACTGCCTCATGAATGACTTGTCTGGGGGAGATGTAAAATTTGTAAATGGCTGAACCACAGGTGCACAATGTACACCTCAACTTCTATGGACATGCGCAGGGTGTATTATGTATGAGTACCAATGCAGTACAAACAACCTTTTTGCACAGGATCTTGCTTACCAGCAAGATCATGTGGAAATCCATACAGTTGTGTGCATATCTGGATTCACTAGCTATTAAACAGTCATTTAGCCTGGATAAGTTTTTCTGTATTTAATGTAATTCATTTCTATGATTTcctgctccatctagtgaccaacatgcagttttttttttattttatttttttttctccattgtgGAATTTCAGAAAGCTATACTGCATTTTAGTCACTAGATGAAGCTGATGGTCATAGAAATTTAGTTTATTACAGAATATACAGGGATTCATCCAGCCTGTACAAATGGGGGGGTGTGTGCTCGCTACGGTGTCTATGTGCAGTAACACTTGTCTTGCAGCTTTTTTCCCACCCATGTTTATGCCTGATAAATATTCTGAATGCACATAAGCACTGTCTTTTGTAATGCTGCACTAAAGCATAGAGATATGAATGAACCGATTTGACTATGCTTTTTCTGCGCTTTCACTGCTGTAGACTTTGTACTGTTGATAATGATAGGTGACTAAAGCCTGGAACTTTGTGAGAAGCAGGCTCTGTATATTTCTGATATGATGGTAAAAATCTGAGTTCTGTGCACAAAAATTGCATGCATTCAATGACTTTGCACTACTTTTTTTGTGATTTAATTGACTTCTGTTTAAATGAAATCGGAGGTCAAAAttgggtctattttttttttttttttttttcgggtgccTTTCAGGCCGATATCGGGTGCAGATATTTTGTAgatttaaacttcttttttttttttcctttttcttttcactGTTTGTTTTGCTGTCACAAATgttaacatctcttgtgacagtaataggcagcacaggtactctttatggagggatctgggatctagaagaccccaaacccctcctctgcacttgaaagtattcaaagcTTCAAGATCGGGTTTTCTGAAtaaattgtggggtttttttttttttttttttttttaaatgggtgccTTTTTAAGATGCAagtaatccggaagtgatgtcatgacattgcttccgggttactagagcCGAGACCTAAACAAAGCTGATccgctttgttcgggtcttcgacCAGCCGGTGGACATGCTGGGTGGTCACTCGGGCCTCCTGAAGGGAAATCCCACTGAAGTAgggtgatttcaaagctgcaccgaTGTGAACCAGGGATGCTTCCAAGGGAGGGCAAAATGGGTATCAGTAATtttgtattggcgagtacttgaggaAAAAAATATCGGTACTCggccgtggaaaaaaaaaaaagtatttgtgcaTCCCTAGTGGACTTCGCATGAGCCTAGCCCTTTAATTTATCTTTGTGGTGGTCATATGTTCTCTGTTGGGATCATTCACACTCCATGCAGAGTCCActgtggaaaccccccccccccccccccccctttttttattcacaaaatgCATATAATTAAGGTACCTTAAGCATACATATGTCTTAGTCACATGCCATAAAGAGATGTGCCAGTAAAgtaagatgtctttttttttaattttagtctaACATCTCTGGACATAGAAAGCATGAAGACTGCAGCCAGCAGCTGTATGTACAGCCTCAGCCAGACAGACACCCTTGACTGTCACTGGCTTATGGTCTAATGCATTTAACTTTTATCCTGAGGTTTAGACAGACTTAGTGGCAAGGTGATATAAACCCTCATGCACTGGCTGGAGCAGCACAGAGGACCGTTGTATACTTTGTGACTTGAAGTGCTGTTTAGGTGTACAGAGCTATTCAGGAAAGATGGATGTAAAAATTGCAGTTCCATTGTCAAACAGGAAGACCAGATACCATGTTTTATTCACTCAAGGTAGGATGTATTAATCTTCAGTGCTCTATTTTgattaggaggggggggcgcagagAGAATTGTTCCCAATGCATTGTTGGCTTTGTTTACCTTGCTTACTATTCCTAGCATTCTGTgtgggtggctttttttttttttttttttttttttttttttttatcggtacagatgtttaaaaaaaaaattgcccatatTCTCTAAACTAATTCTGCAGCAGTTATTTTAAATCTCAATTTTACTATTATATGGTAAACATTAGCAGTCATTAGGATTGGCTAATATAAACTAGTATGCACCAGGTGACTCAGACATATATATTAGAACAATATGTAATGTCTGATGCCTACAAGCTAGACTTAGAATAAATGCTTAGAATGAAGGCCTTTGCAGTATATAAACATAAATTTCAGTTTCttttgagaaaaatatattttccatCCCCTGTGTATGATAggtatatagatctagatatcattatttattttcctATAGACTTTATAAATTGAGGGAAACCCTCTTCTAAGTCTTACAGTGACACCTCAAAAtattgtacttctttttttttttttctttctcccctcacTTTAGGTCCTGGTGATGGTGGTCATCAGAACAAACTGAGGGTGAATCTCTCTACTGGAACATTATACAGCAATTAAACCTTAGTGTGGTTCTTGCTCAGCTAAGATGCTTGCGCAGTGGACTTTGTGTTCCTGGATGTGTGCACACACTTCACACTGCTGAGCCCCCCTgctgcctctcaccttgtgacttctCTGAGCACTACACTTATCAGAGGGATCACTGGGGAGAAAGGAGGACTGAAAATGCTGgctgcagcagaatcggatcatCTTCTCAGAGATCCTAAATCTGTCTAGGCACAATATTAACTGAAAGTCAGTATTGATTTGTTAGGGTTCAGTTAACACTACTTTTGCTGTAAATTGTAACCTGTCTAGGATGCAGACTTGTAAAACAACCTGTTAGATCAACTTATAGCATATCTTAATCTCTCCACAGTGAGAAACGCTCAGATTTGGGTGTCACCAAAACAGGTATCCTCATTTGAAGAATTCCCCCTCTATTTTTCCATTGTTGACTCAAAATTGGGGATTTTCTGTCTTTGTTCCAGTAACTGGTCACCGAGACAAATAGACTGAATCTTCCCAGCAGGGATGCAGACAGCAGTAAATGCCTGAAAGGGGTTGTAACCCTTCAAAAcgccaaataaaataaatttggctCTACCATGACTTTGAGGCCCATCTCCAGCCACGTTTTTCCCAGAGTAGAGAAGAATAGAAGTTTGTTAGCTTTCTATTTGTCTGATCCCATTGGCGGATCTTCctcacttttgtcttttttcttgtAGAAAAATGGGAGGGGTACAATTGGTTCTCCTTCTACAAATGTGATTTTATTTTCAGTCATGTGAAGTGGTATTGGGAGATGCAGCTGCAGAATGTTTTCTAAAAGTCCCAGAGATCAGCTCTGCTCTAGCTCCTGGGTTTATTTAGTGATGATGCTTTCGTCCATTCAGTAAGCTAACTTgggacttcctttttttttttttttttttctttttttatcttttgtagTCTGCTGAAGGTGTTTTGGGATAAGCCAGGACCTAGGAGGGTACAGAGTGGGAAGCAAATGTACTGCAACAACTGAAATCTTTTATTTATTACATAATGTCTGTCTCCATCGCTCTGTTCACTGTATTAAAATCTGAGTGTTCTGCCTTCATGATTCAATTCAGTGGCGTTCCCTTCAGAAATGTGTGTGGTTTGTGTTAATTTTCTCCATAATGATAGTAGTTTAACTGCAATCTTAATCTACTATGCAAGTGAAGCTCCAGTTGGTTGGCATTTgagagctgacttttttttttttcttccagtttgTTCCATGGGAAACGGTACAAGTCGCCTGTACAGTGCTCTTGCCAAGACTCTCAGCAGCACTGCAGCCATCCCCCAGCATCAAGACTATCTGGAACAGTCAGAGCATGACCAGCTGGATCCGCTGGACCCCAAGGATCTTCTGGAGGAATGCCAAGTTGCCCTGCAGGGAAGGCCTCCCCGGCTTCATAGAGCATTTTTTCCACACAGAGATGATTTTAGCACCCCCCATGCATTTAGGGTGATGCAGTGGAATATCCTTGCTCAAGGTAAGAACGTAATAATGCCCAAAGTAGAGCAGCAGGGACCAAGTCTTCCATATTACGCGTGATGTTACAAAGAATGGGTGTATGTGGGTTGTGGGAGATTATTCAAGCTTGGTCTGCTCCTCTTTACTGCTGAGCACAGCCTAAGTAAGGTCCAGAGTCTCCTtactgcagctgcaattgcagcgaaaggtggttctacaaagtatataCTCAGggtggctgaatataaatgcataccatacttttcacatatttaattgtaaaaacctttgcatcattttctttccacttcacaattgtgtgccactttgtatcacataaaatcccaataaatacacttacgtttttggttgtaacatgacaaaatgtgtggaaaatttcaaggggatagAATACTTTTTCATGACACTGTAGATACAGGTTAAACGGTAGTGAACTGCTgcaattaaaaaaaacgaaactttCCCCTGCAAAATactataatgtgcaagtatgcatcgcatacttgcacattatgaaataccataaaatgaagccttccagctgtatgctgacagggcttccatctttccccggtcttccttccgggttcacatgctctggctgtgtgagtggccggagccgcaatgttaCTTGATCACGGCATGGTGCTCTGAAGGTCAGACAtgatatgccagaccttcagagcgcatgcaccagtgacatcactggctgcatccagggtgaatatttcctaaacagtgcacatttaggagatactcattttacctgcaggtaagcctcaCAAAGCGGACTTTGCTACCAATTTTAAGTGTTTGGAACTCTCCTCAAAAGTGTGCTAAATAGTTTCTACTTTTTCTTAATATACTGGAATGACCGCACtgttgtgaactatgccattggaaaccatataacctactatctatGCGTGGTTTTGGTTTTTAATGCAGAAAACTCGCTGGACTGtctgtggtgtgaattggccctctgTCCTAGTCACAATGGTCCCTGGGACATGCAGCTGATCTCCAGAAATGACAATAAAACTATGTCCAGAATTCGCAACCTTTCCTACTCTgtcccaaaaaaaagttttggctttatagGGTTTCTATGCCTGTAAATCACAATATTTGGTTAATTTGAGTACTGGGTATTTGTATAGAATGTTTTGTGGATTATAAGGCATGTGATGCTTAATATACattagagtgtaaaatctggtgcagctctacatagaaaccaatcggcctcccgggattttttgtcaaagcttaattgaaaaggttgaagttagaagctgattgcctaccatgcacagatgcaccagattttacatccttcagttttagtaaatcaaccccaccatgTTCTTGCCTAGGTGAAGCATAACCTTGTTTTGCCTGGTGAAAATGAGTCCCGTATTaagctgtttgttttttgttttggcagCCCTCGGAGAAGGCAAGGATAACTTTATCAACTGTCCCAAGGAAGCGCTGAAGTGGGAGGAGAGGAAGTATTTGATCCTAGAGGAGATCTTAATTTATCGTCCTGATGTCCTGTGCCTGCAGGAAGTGGATCACTACTTTGACACTTTCCAGCCAATACTCAGTAGGTTAGGCTACCAATGCACTTTTCTAGCAAAGCCGTGGTCTCCCTGCCTTGATGTTGAGCACAACAATGGACCTGATGGCTGTGCCTTGTTCTTTCTACAAGACCGATTTCAGCTTATCAGCAGTGCCAAATTCAGGCTGTCTGCaaggaccctgaaaaccaaccaGGTGGCCATTGCCGAAATCCTTCAGTGCAAAGAGTCTGGCAGGTTGGTGTGCGTTGCTGTTACCCACCTAAAGGCCCGTACAGGGTGGGAGAGGTTCAGGCTTGCACAGGGCTCAGATCTCTTGCGCAATCTGGAATTGCTCACACAAGGGGCCAAAATTCCCCTGGTTGTATGTGGGGACTTTAATGCAGAACCAACAGAGGAGGTATACAAGCGGTTTGCGTCTTCAAGCCTGAACCTTAACAGTGCCTACAAGGTGCTCAGTGAAGATGGAGAGACTGAGCCTCCTTACACCACCTGGAAAATCCGGCCTACTGGAGAGACTTGCAACACCCTAGATTATATTTGGTATTCCCAGGATGCTTTGGAAGTGAATTCTGCCTTGAGTTTGCTTACAGAGGAGCAAATTGGGCCAAACAGGCTCCCATCTTTTACGTACCCATCGGATCATCTTTCGCTGATCTGCGACTTAAGTTTTAATATGGACCCAGACAGGCTGTTATAGTTGTCAGTGACTCTGTGAACTGTAGCTGGCGTAAAGTGATGTGAGTTCAAGAACTCTGTAATGCAAGTAGCACACTATATGTGCATGGGACTttcctgaacctttttttttttttttcttcagtcaatGAAGCTGTTTTGCCAAAACCTTTGTTGGACTTTGCACACTACCCATTTAAAGGGAAGCAAATGCTGTAGTTTAGTTTGTACACCTTTTCACATGATCACGGGTTGCCTGAAAATAacgtgtggggtgtttttttgtttttacatttagaAACCCTTTTGCTTTTTTTCATGGTTTGTGCAGGGAACATCTACATACTCGTGCAAAGCTGTTTATTGGGAGAAGCTTTCTTGCAGAGCCATCTCTGAAATTACATAAAGTAGTGAATGAGTAATAGATTTTCACTAAGAAAGAAGGGGTTAAAGCTTCATCATTGTGTAGCACTACTGAGCAAGAAGCGCAGCATGCATAATACACaacataaaatatttataaaattaaaaaaatacacttgCATACAATATAAATGATATTTTATTATGCTGATAAATCTATACAGCTAAGAATCTTCTAAAAGACTCAACTGTTTGCATACCTGTGCTTCAAGTAAGGCAAAAATAACCATGTTTGTGTCTGTATATTCTATTTATTTCTCACTGCGGGTGTAGCATTTTCAAAACAAAATGCCTTTGTAAAGAGGTGCATATCTAGTTTACCATGTTCTAGTTGTTTAGTCAATTGTTTAAATGTCCCTTTCTGAaagtatttatttttctacattaaacaaaTAACTAGTAATTTTTAAGAGGGACCTAGTATTAGCtgcctcctcccttttttttttttttttttttttttttttttttgtgcactatcaAAAGATGTCAGTTGAAAAACAGGGCCAGGCCCCAGATCTAATGCATTTCCTATGGTGTACATTCAGGATGAATATTTTTATGTCCTGAGGTTTCCTTATTTACAAAAAAACCAACAGATGCTTAATgtagatatttttgttgttaattaACACTGATTTTATCAATAGGCCTAACTGTAATTTATTGTTAGTTTTATAGAATTTCAGAACGCTTAAATGTTTATTTCAATGGAATGTAAAATTCCAGATCACGGTCTGTGTATTTATTATGAGTGATCGTGTTATGAAATAATGACCCTCTTGTTGCAGTATTGTATTAGACGATATTTGATACAGACCAAAGTACTATATCATTTCTTAATGTGCAATTAAAATCCACTTTAAATTTTTTGGTGTGTGTATGTTGGCTCGTTCAAATTGATAATTAAAGGTGTTTCATTTTCTAGATTTTATATTCATAAacgtttattttatatagtgccttTTTTAAAGGTAGTGTCTCAAAccgctttagaaaaaaaaaaacacaaatacacaaTTTGTGCCAAGAGCCTATTAAGTGAAAGCTTAGCTAATGAAAGGTTCTCATTTGTTCATTGGACACAGTGcttccttaatcttgaccattgggttatctTGCCTccacaggagtaggactaggcagaacaaaaacacctggctacacccatgggctgtcctcagtcattATATAactcccctccctgctctaggtattcagtttatttctgtctagtcaggacctagctccttgctgggatcttttggtcctagcaaattttGCTTTGTCTTTCTAACATGCATTATCTCCTGGAAGATCTTCAATCAAATGCCAGGCTGGGCGATAGGCTAGATAATCTAGATCCTGTCTGCCCACTCCAGCCAGCAAGCTCGTGCAGACCACAGCTACGTGCcaggtcggccgcgacatagcctCAACGGACAGAGGCTGACCTGGGAGTTAAAGATCTTGCAGGGGCGCATACGAATGGCTCTGGTCTGAGTCGCAGCGGTCCCTTGGCTGACAGCCCGCCCCCACTTTggagttctgtctggagggtcacctGCACCATGGATCAGTAAGTaaagtcccccctctcctcctttcgTGTGGTTTTGTAGACATGGGAACCTTCCAGGGATGGTCGGACCTGCGTTTaggatccctcctcccatcctaaagtcccttggttaagctgggccccccccccccccacagatttgTGGGCATCCCAAGGCAGGCAGGCAGACCCTGTCCCCGCTATTCCCCTTCTGGGTGGTGTGTCCTGccctggggagggggggtgttccaGTGCAGAGGGTGCAGCAGTAACccctaggtgtgtgtgtgtgagagaggtgTGCAGTTTGGAGGTCCCAGCGCAGAGAGCACACAGCAGTGTCCCCTTAAATGTTCACCCTGCCTGGtggagtacagttttttttttttttttttttttttttcttgagaggggGTCCCCTTGCAGAGGGTACAGCAATGTTGAAGGCACAGAGGATCCTGGCAGCGTGCTTCAGCATGTCAGGCGGCCATCACAGTGGCCTTTTTCCCTTGGTTTGGCCGGTCTCCGGCCAGTGGCTATGTTTGTGTAGCAGATGACATTGCGGCCATTTTTTCCTTAGTCTAGTGAGACGCTGGAGCCTTGTGGAGATGCCAGGGCTCCTCTTCCTGCCCGGGATGGATGAAATAGAAGCCGACCATTGGTGTTTGCTGGGCCTGCATTGCAGCGCTCTTCCGGCTGGGAGGGTGAgtctttgggggtccttgtgtatctccctctctgctgaTAGGTACCCTGGCCATTGGGGTGTCCCTTGGTGGTGCCAATGATTCATTTTTGTACTACAGGGTTATCGTTCCTATGGAGTCTCAGGGTCACATCTCACCTACTgattcctccccctctcatggAGGTGGCAGGTCCCTCAGAAACCCCAGCTTCCCATGGTTGTGCTGCCAGTGGTCCTTGAGTCATTGGTATCCCGGGTGGAAGTAGTGTGTGGGCAAAGACCCGGGAGGAAGTGTCCGttgctcagtctgtctcatctgattctgagCCTGATGCTGCTGGGAATGTGGCTCATCCAGGGTGATTAAATATCTCACCCCCTGACATGTCtgatagtgaggatgagtcctCTGTGGTCTCAGCAGCGAGTGAAAAAGCGCTGGTGGATGCACTTGTTACTGCGCTGTAGGAGACTCAAGATGGAGGATGCGGCTAACGGGGCCCCAGATGTGGCTGTCCTTTGGTACACAAGTCACCACACCAAAGGAgtttccttatctgccttattttgatTGGTTGTTCCCATTCCTTATAGGTAAAACAGTCACCCTTTGTGATCCCCAAATGTTTCTCAGTACGCTACCCCTTTGAAGGATCGCTTTTGAAAAAAAGTGGACGaccctcctgtttccaggttgaataaagcaaccatgaGCCAAGTAGAAGAATCCCCATCCTTTAAGGACCCGGCTGACAGGAAAGCGGAGGCTGTGGCACACTGCATGTTTACTATGGCTTGTTTGGCATTACGACCCATCCAGGTCAGGCCCTGGTGTCGAagaccctaactgaatgggccaagcttttgcgcCAGGCTCTTGGTAGTGAGCAGGTTCCAGCTGCCTATGTTGATTTAGCGGACCATCAGGCGTGATGCTGTGGCTTAAGAATTGGTCGGCAGACCAATCCTCTAAGAAAGCTCTCATTGATCTGCCCTTTCATGGCGACTGCCTGTTTTGgtctaccctggatgacatcattaagggtgtCAATGGGGGGGTGGAGAAAGTACCTTTTAGCCT
This window of the Aquarana catesbeiana isolate 2022-GZ linkage group LG01, ASM4218655v1, whole genome shotgun sequence genome carries:
- the NOCT gene encoding nocturnin isoform X2 — its product is MDVKIAVPLSNRKTRYHVLFTQVCSMGNGTSRLYSALAKTLSSTAAIPQHQDYLEQSEHDQLDPLDPKDLLEECQVALQGRPPRLHRAFFPHRDDFSTPHAFRVMQWNILAQALGEGKDNFINCPKEALKWEERKYLILEEILIYRPDVLCLQEVDHYFDTFQPILSRLGYQCTFLAKPWSPCLDVEHNNGPDGCALFFLQDRFQLISSAKFRLSARTLKTNQVAIAEILQCKESGRLVCVAVTHLKARTGWERFRLAQGSDLLRNLELLTQGAKIPLVVCGDFNAEPTEEVYKRFASSSLNLNSAYKVLSEDGETEPPYTTWKIRPTGETCNTLDYIWYSQDALEVNSALSLLTEEQIGPNRLPSFTYPSDHLSLICDLSFNMDPDRLL
- the NOCT gene encoding nocturnin isoform X1, with protein sequence MYQSAAGRLCSALRDVPALCASSLRQQPHHSPVRTRTLSPNVLGSLGSFGCCHSLAGWIGDGAAKAVPNTSTAVTTTVPAGGATGIPARTVPRAVCSMGNGTSRLYSALAKTLSSTAAIPQHQDYLEQSEHDQLDPLDPKDLLEECQVALQGRPPRLHRAFFPHRDDFSTPHAFRVMQWNILAQALGEGKDNFINCPKEALKWEERKYLILEEILIYRPDVLCLQEVDHYFDTFQPILSRLGYQCTFLAKPWSPCLDVEHNNGPDGCALFFLQDRFQLISSAKFRLSARTLKTNQVAIAEILQCKESGRLVCVAVTHLKARTGWERFRLAQGSDLLRNLELLTQGAKIPLVVCGDFNAEPTEEVYKRFASSSLNLNSAYKVLSEDGETEPPYTTWKIRPTGETCNTLDYIWYSQDALEVNSALSLLTEEQIGPNRLPSFTYPSDHLSLICDLSFNMDPDRLL
- the NOCT gene encoding nocturnin isoform X3; protein product: MGNGTSRLYSALAKTLSSTAAIPQHQDYLEQSEHDQLDPLDPKDLLEECQVALQGRPPRLHRAFFPHRDDFSTPHAFRVMQWNILAQALGEGKDNFINCPKEALKWEERKYLILEEILIYRPDVLCLQEVDHYFDTFQPILSRLGYQCTFLAKPWSPCLDVEHNNGPDGCALFFLQDRFQLISSAKFRLSARTLKTNQVAIAEILQCKESGRLVCVAVTHLKARTGWERFRLAQGSDLLRNLELLTQGAKIPLVVCGDFNAEPTEEVYKRFASSSLNLNSAYKVLSEDGETEPPYTTWKIRPTGETCNTLDYIWYSQDALEVNSALSLLTEEQIGPNRLPSFTYPSDHLSLICDLSFNMDPDRLL